A genome region from Chiroxiphia lanceolata isolate bChiLan1 chromosome 5, bChiLan1.pri, whole genome shotgun sequence includes the following:
- the SNU13 gene encoding NHP2-like protein 1, translating to MSEAEVNPKAYPLADAQLTKTLLDLVQQSCNYKQLRKGANEATKTLNRGIAEFIVMAADAEPLEIILHLPLLCEDKNVPYVFVRSKQALGRACGVSRPVIACSITIKEGSQLKPQIQSVQQAIERLLV from the exons ATG aGTGAGGCAGAAGTGAATCCCAAAGCTTACCCACTGGCTGATGCACAGCTCACCAAAACACTGCTGGATCTTGTGCAGCAATCCTGCAACTATAAGCAACTACGCAAGGGAGCCAATGAAG CCACCAAAACACTGAACAGAGGGATTGCGGAGTTCATTGTGATGGCAGCAGATGCAGAGCCCTTGGAGATCATCCTGCACCTCCCTCTTCTCTGTGAGGACAAGAACGTACCTTATGTGTTTGTGCGGTCCAAGCAAGCCCTTGGCCGGGCGTGTGGCGTTTCCCGGCCTGTCATCGCCTGCTCCATCACCATCAAGGAGGGATCACAGCTAAAGCCTCAGATCCAGTCTGTCCAGCAAGCTATAGAAAGACTGTTGGTCTAA
- the XRCC6 gene encoding X-ray repair cross-complementing protein 6, which produces MAGWGSFYRGEGPEDEEEEEQQQEDGAEAVADHRFGGRDSLIFLVDASKAMFESDADAETPFDMTMQCIRNVYTSKIISSDRDLLSVVFYGTENNKNSADFKHIYVLQDLDNPGAKRVLELDQYRGDEGRALFRESFGHNADYSLGEALWACSNLFSDVRVRLSHKRIMLFTNEDDPHANDSAKAKLARTRAGDLRDTGIILDLMHLKKPGGFDISLFYRDIINVAEDEDLGIQPKESEKLEHLMKKVRAKETKKRALVRLNLYLSNDLALSVGVYNLIQKAYKPFPVKLYRETNEPVKTKTRTFNGKTGSLLLPSDTKRAQTYGNRQIVLEKEETEELKRFDSPGLFLIGFKPLSVLKQHHHIRPSQFIYPEESLVRGSTTLFNALLMKCLEREMMMLCRYTVRRNTPPRFVALVPQEEEVDEQKVQIAPPGFHIIFLPYADDKRNVDFTENVPASQEQVDKMKEIIQKLRFKYRTDSFENPVLQQHFRNLEALALDMLEPEQAEDLTMPKYEQMNHRLGNLVEEFKQLVYPPDYNPEGKAVKRKQASDDQTEKRLKVEVSKDELQSHVQKGTLGKLTVPILKEACRLLGLKGGGKKQELMDALIEYFKEC; this is translated from the exons ATGGCGGGGTGGGGGTCATTCTACCGGGGTGAGGGGCCcgaggacgaggaggaggaggagcagcagcaggaggacgGGGCTGAGGCGGTCG CGGACCACAGGTTCGGGGGCCGGGACAGCCTCATCTTCTTGGTGGATGCCTCCAAGGCCATGTTTGAGTCCGACGCGGACGCAGAAACTCCCTTCGACATGACCATGCAG TGCATCCGGAATGTATATACCAGCAAAATTATCAGCAGTGACAGGGACCTGTTAAGTGTCGTGTTCTATGGTACAGAAAACAACAAGAACTCAGCAGATTTCAAGCACATCTATGTTCTTCAGGACCTGGACAATCCAG GTGCAAAGCGTGTTCTAGAGCTGGACCAATACAGGGGAGATGAAGGACGAGCACTTTTCCGCGAGAGCTTTGGCCACAATGCTGACTATTCCCTGGGGGAAGCGCTCTGGGCCTGCTCTAATCTCTTCAGTGATGTCCGAGTCAGACTGAGCCACAAAAGGATCATGCTGTTCACCAACGAGGATGACCCTCATGCCAATGACAGTGCTAAAGCCAAGCTGGCCAGGACCAGAGCTGGTGATCTGAGAGACACAG GTATCATCCTGGACTTGATGCATTTGAAGAAGCCTGGAGGGTTCGATATCTCTTTGTTCTACAGGGATATTATAAATGTAGCAGAGGATGAGGACCTTGGGATCCAGCCCAAGGAGTCAGAGAAACTGGAACATCTCATGAAGAAAGTACGAGCAAAGGAGACAAAGAAACGGGCTTTAGTGAG GTTAAATCTGTATCTGAGCAATGATCTGGCACTTTCTGTTGGTGTTTACAACCTTATTCAAAAAGCTTATAAGCCATTTCCAGTGAAGCTTTATCGAGAAACTAATGAAccagttaaaacaaaaacaagaacgTTTAATGGAAAAACAGGCAGTTTGCTCCTGCCTAGTGACACAAAAAGGGCTCAG ACATACGGAAACCGACAGATTGTActggagaaagaggaaacagaagaatTAAAGCGGTTTGATTCTCCGGGTTTGTTTCTGATTGGCTTCAAACCACTTTCAGTGCTAAAACAGCACCACCACATCAGGCCCTCTCAGTTCATCTATCCCGAGGAGTCCTTGGTGAGGG GGAGTACAACACTATTTAATGCCTTGCTGATGAAATGCTTGGAGAGGGAGATGATGATGCTGTGCAGATACACTGTTCGCCGGAACACTCCTCCTCGCTTTGTGGCCCTGGTTCCTCAGGAGGAAGAGGTGGATGAGCAGAAAGTGCAGATAGCCCCTCCAG GTTTCCACATAATTTTTCTGCCATATGCAGATGACAAAAGGAATGttgattttacagaaaatgtgcCAGCCAGTCAAGAGCAGGTGgacaaaatgaaggaaataattcagaaaCTCCGGTTCAAATACAG GACTGACAGCTTTGAGAACCCGGTTTTGCAGCAGCACTTCAGGAATCTGGAGGCTTTAGCACTGGATATGCTGGAACCAGAACAAGCTGAGGATCTTACAA TGCCAAAGTATGAACAGATGAACCACAGGCTGGGCAACCTGGTAGAGGAGTTTAAGCAGCTGGTTTATCCCCCTGACTACAATCCCGAAGGGAAGGCTGTAAAGCGAAAACAAG CTTCTGATGACCAAACTGAGAAGAGGCTCAAGGTAGAAGTCTCAAAGGATGAGCTGCAGAGTCATGTGCAGAAGGGCACTCTGGGCAAGCTCACTGTACCTATTCTGAAGGAGGCATGCAGGCTTTTGGGGCTGAAGGGTGGAGGCAAGAAGCAGGAACTCATGGATGCTTTAATTGAATACTTTAAGGAGTGTTAA